Genomic DNA from Chlorocebus sabaeus isolate Y175 chromosome 6, mChlSab1.0.hap1, whole genome shotgun sequence:
CCACGTTGTAGCTTTTCTGGCTTTCTGGTACATCACCTCCTAAGGGGCGCTTAAGTTTCAACTGCAATATCTACCTACAAAGCTGAAGATGAATCTTTACTATCTAGGGCTTCTCACCTAGGACCTAGTAATCATCTGCTTCATTCAGTAGTTGGCATTTCCTCAGAAACAGAGATCAGATTCACTCACATCCATGGTACAAAAATGGAGAAGAATATAGGCTTTTGCCCTGAAAATAACCAATCATGACAACTAAGGGCACTTTTACGTCATGTGCGAGTCACTGCAGCCtatataacaaaatacatagatACCTTCCTGGACACATTTTCCATCAGCTGTATCACTGGAAATTCTTGGCTCATTAGAAGTTGCTATTGACAAGGTATCTGGAAGACTGTGCTGTTCTCTCTCATGATTCCTCAATTGActctaaaaagtggaaagaaatatgtaattttcaataaatatacatgtccAACTCTTAGGAGGCTGTAGAAGAAAGGGTTCATTGCTTTCATGGCCTAGTACAACGAATTACCgtattttaaaatcaagtctGCTAAAAGATCATTTGACACATTTGACAATTTATAGAAAGAGGTACATTAGCAAATCATAATATCATGCAATGGACAGTTCCTCTTCATATTCTCTGAAAGGAAGTCACCACTTTCTTAAGTGATTACGCAGGGCGTGTCCGTATTTACTGAAACACTGGTAGGCCCAGAGGAACCAGCAGTGTTCAGAATAATGCAGCTTCACAAAAGTAAATCCAATCCGTAATCTCCAGACtcctaatttttcatttaaatatctaAATGTGTAAGAGACCTAACTGGAAGTGCTCCTCCAAGGACATCCTGTCTCCTCTACTTCCATTCCCACGAATCAAGAGCtcagcagcaaaagaaactcctgGAGACTTCTGGAACTTGTCTTTGCAGCCTATGTGGATGTCCTACTTGGAATTTCATGAGTGTAATCTGAGAAGCAGTGAACCTCAGACTCAAGGGCTTTTTTATTCCTgttacctttttgtttgtttgtctggttgtttagagacggagtttcgctctgttgcccaggctggagtgcagtggcacgatctcggctcactgcaagctccatctcccgggctcacgccactctcttgcctcagcctcccgaggagctgggactacaggtgcccaccaccatgcctggctaaggttttgtatttttagcagagacggggtttcacagtgttagcaaggatggtctcgatctcctgacctcgtgctccgcccgcctcggcctccctcctgTTACCTTTTTATCACAGCTAGACCCCACGGTAATCTGAGGGAAAAAGTCTAACTTCTAGTTAGCCCTTAGGATAACACTTGTAATACATTTTCAAGGAGTCACCTGGTCCACTGAAGAAGAAAAGTTCTAAACCAATGATTCAACGAGTTACCTTTACAAAATAGCACTTCATACAGGATGTTAGTTTTGATAAGGTCAGCACTTAAGATAAAAATCAGACAgtcaaaataactttgaaagTTGTTTACCCTGCCCATAAAACATGACACACAGGGTTCTATTTCCATGACAGTGCCTTTCAATAGGTCCACTATAGCCCATTTTTCCTTCTGCAATGATACACATCACTGTTGGTTGTGCAGAAGCTGAACTGAATGCCTGTTATTTTGGGGCCATATaagatgaaaaatacatatttttttgttgtgaTGATGTACGGTTAAATTTAAGTCAAACGTATGTATGATGTCAATCCACTACACACTCCCTATAATTCTCTTGCAACAGAAAATCAACACTTTAAATAAACTATACACACTCAAACACAGAGGCTGTTAAGGAGGCAGCAGGCAGGGCAAAGGATTCTACAGCAGAAATTCTGAAGACCTAGATTTCAGTCTCAACTTTAATACTGATAAGTAGGGATCCCCCTGGGCAAATTATCCAACTTTTCTGGGacccagtttccttatctataaaatgaggtggTTGGACTAGATCTACAAAGTTCCCTTCTCACTCTAAGATGCTAAGGTCCtctgaaaggcttcctgaaccaATGCTTACCTTATAATGGAAGGATTCTTCACACTGCTTGCACTGGTATATTCTTGTCTTACAGTGGTGGATCATGTGGCTCTCCAAATCTTTGCTGTTGTCTGCTATGTGCTCGCAGATAGGACACTGATAAGGCTGCCTCTGTCGATGGACTCGTAAGTGCTGCTTGATGTAGCCCTTGTTGCCACTTGTGTAATGACACAGGCGGCAACGGTAGGGTCGTTCAGCATTCGGGATGTATTCCACCACATTGTTTCCGGACAAACTTGTATCGCTGTTGGGTTGGCACTGGGCGTTGTCCTGCAACTCTTTCAAAATGTCATCGTCTGAAGCGTTTTGATCTGTCCTTTCTCTCAATTTTTCAATGACGGTGAGTAAGGACATGCTGATGCCTGTCTTAACTTGCCCATCTGACAATTCCTGCCTACCCTCTGGGAGTGCTACCAAGGTGGAGTTGCTTTGGTTAAGACTAGTTAATCCATCCGAAGAGTTTTTAAGTGGCGACATCATTTTTGAGTATGCTGCCAATGTACTATCTACTTGCCTTTGACTAGTATCTGGATCTAAAAGGTTTATATCTCCATAGTGCCCCAGGTTGGCTCTTGTCAACTCTGCAGCTCTTATAGGCATTGTGACAAGGGCTTCTGCAGCTAATGAGTGTAATCGAAGAGACTCAGAATTTGTCCTTCTCCGGCCTGGTGGGGCATTCTCATCAGTGGCCAGTCCTTTACTTATTAACTCATCTTTCTCCTCTGAACTGCTCCAGCCTATGATCAATCCCCCAATATCAACAGTACATTTATCAGCACGATAAACATCATCCGTTCCTTCGCACCTAATCTGGGCTTCTGTCGGGCTCAAgtccttcccttcctccatttCAGTGTTCATGAGGAAGCGCTTCTGTGAAAGGGTTTCTTCAGCACTTGGCAATCGCTCTACTATCACGTTAACATGCCCTTTTTTATTGGGGCTGCTGCTGATGATTTTCTGTGCTGATGTAAGTAGGCTATCAGCAATCAGATTCTCCTCTGCATCAGAAATCACTTCCAGCATTTCTTCCTCATTGGGGTCCAGGGTAACTGACTGACTTAGGTGTACTCCTCTTTCTGCACTCTGTTCTAAAGGAGATGAAGATGATAACTGCTCTGAGCTGCAAATCTGCACTTGCACTGATGGCCCATTGTGGATACTCAGTTCACTGTCTCCAATAGCAATGACCACTGCATCAACcccaccaggcgcagtggctgctGAAGAATCCAGCAGGCCTAGGggctcattttcattttcaaagattGGATAAGAGCAATCAACCTCCCCAGCATGTTTCCAAGCATGTGTTTTCAACATTCTCTGCTGGCCACACGTATAACTACAAAACAAGCATCGATACATGCCGTACTGTTCGTATGCATACCATTTTCTCTTACCCATTTCTGCCACAGATGCAGTTTGGACAGTATGAGTCTGTAGATTGTCCACACTTACTGGGATGTCTGGAATGGTTTCACTTCTTTCTGTGGTTTTCCGACATAAAGAGTTGGAGGGGCTTACGCACTGTTGGGCTTTGGATGGGGTGTGGCTATTGGCATCATTGTCATGGTCATTCACCACATGAGCTTCAAGTTCCTCCTGGCTTCTAGACGTAATATGGCACTCTGAGCACATTAATATCACTTCATTCTGCTGACCATGCTGCTTAATATGATCTTTTAACACGGAAAAAGATGATGATAGAAACTTACAAAGGCTACACTGATAAGACATAGCCTTCCCCTCATTCTGGGCAAGAGTGTCAGGGGTAAAATTTGTTTGTGACATCTCAGCTCTTCCAGTATCAGCAGCAGGTGACTGGGTTACTTTAGCCGGAATCTCACAAAGTTCTTGTGTTTCAAGAGAGTGTGTTGCAGCACTTGAACGTGGGCGTTtcttcccaattaaaagacatttttgtGACTTCTCATTTTCCACTATCTTGCTTAACTTCTGGATAACATGGATTAATGGATCTggtttagtttttctttgttcatCAATTTCCAATGAAGGACTGATGATACTTTCAGCAGTCAATAGAGCTTCCTGTTCCCCAACATCTGGCACCAACATGGCAACACTGCTACTTTCTTCCATATCTAAAAAGgataatgtaaaacaaaaattccaGGTTACAGGataattacaggcatgtaatttAGGAAATATAAGCGAATTTTAGTGTCAAATCTAACCTAACTCTTTTCCACGCTGGAAGCGCCACGTCCACACACCTGGCGATCCCCAGTATAGATTTAAATTGGTTAGAATTTCTCTTTAGAACGCAATCAAGACTAATAATGAAGATACTCCCCTCTATCACTTATTTCTTTGGAAATGatgatatttttctccatttttcttcactttctttgccTTCAGCATCCAGCAGGACTAAAAGTACTCGCTCCCTTTTGCACAatgccaagaaagaaagaaagaaagaaaaaaaagactcctaCTCCTTGATTAAAGGAGCATAGCCATTCTCAAGGCATGTGAAACCCCTCCAGTTACTGtgaaatatcactctgtaaaGTCAATGACTGATACAATTCTTGAGAGACTATTTCTTATACTAAATACAGCTGCAGTTTTATTACTAAAATCacagatttgtttattttctccccaAATCTTTGGAATTGTGAAACTACAGTCATGTAGTTTGTACAGGGCATAGTGAATTTGGGAAAGtactatataaatgaaattaaataaaagcagTGATCTAGTTCCTACTTTTACTTCCTTCATCTTCCTAAAGATAAACCACAAACTATCCTGTGGTTTTTTTCTAGAGGTCATATTAGTGGTCAACTATTACTCATATCCAcatatataggttttttttttttgttttctgtttttgtttttttttttcctgaaagggtAAGGGACatcagagaaggaagaaattgaTATCCCAGTTGTGTTTCAGGTCCAGATATGAACAGAGTTTCCTTAGAAGGGGTTATCTGTTCATTCTAATAATGCATTATGGCTGAGGAAGTCACTAAACATAAAATACCCATAAATCTTCCTGCCTAAGTCTAGAATACTCTTTATATTTCCTGGCAGTACTTTCATTTCAAACATTTCCTTTGGCTTAAAGTGAGATTAATTTGTTGACTTGGATCACATTTTTAAGTTTAGGCTTTTTTCCAGCAACAAGTTTTGTTTTTCCACATTTTAGGTGCATTCTGGAATCTTACTCACAACATTCAATAAATGCCAACAAAAATTTTTAGTGGCACTAGCTATAGACCAGAGACCACACTATTCTTAAACTTCAGTCCCAGGCTCTGAATTCTTATTTTAGGTGGTGAATCATGGCTGTTCTTCCCCGCATGGCTGAATCAACATATAAGGGCCCTTCAGCCCCTGCCAAGATGATACCTAATGTCCTGCCAGGCCCCGCCCTTCCTCCCCgccgccccccccgccccccacacacacacagtggtgaCCAGCTTCAGTGCCAGGTCGCCCACAACTCTGGGCAGCAGCTAtggcttttcttcattttctactcTTTCTGGCAAGCCAGCTTTCTAGATCTACGTCCACATCAGCCAAAAATGCAAACACTTTACTCTTGGCTTCTTCAGTACtacttcttcccttcttcctaacAATACTCTGCCCTATGGCATcagcttttttctctttgctactAGCTGTCTCTTGCTGCCCTCACAGCAGAAAATGCATTCCATGGCCATTCCAACAATGACAGCTACCCTGGCTCCCGAAGGCCCGTGGTCCTTCAGCCACTCTCCCTTAAACAATCTCTCAAAATACTAGTTCTGTTTCATCTTTCTCAGGTAGAAGGAACAAAAGTCTTTTTAGATCTCTTCGTTCAGCTGTAAGTCATTAAAGAGGAGACCAATGGGGGAACAATTTGTTTCCTTAGAAAAACCCTTTTGTGACTTCCCAAGTTGCTTTATTGTCTTACAATTCCACATTTTTAGGCCAAGGGGAGCTGGGGCTCTTCATGTGACTACTGATTTCCCTTTAAGGTGATTAACTTAAGGCCTTATTTCTGTCAGTTCAATGGTTAAATGCAAATTGGTTAAATAATCAGTTTAATAATAGGAATCCCCAAACATTCAATTTTCTGAACACGATACGGCTCTCTACTGTAGATCTAAGGTCTCCTTCCCCATGAAATGTAACACCCATGTAGGCTGACTGATCACCTGGAGGTTAACAAGTGAATGTTTGTTCAAGAGACTTTGTACACCCATAGGGTTACAAAGGTGACTCATGTTATCTCTCTTCTACTTAATGATATAAGAGAAGTGACACAGACCAGTGCAAATTGCTCCCTGTGGATATTTCAGTGTGTAccttaaaaagaaagtgaaatgaagaaaaggaggagTTCATCTTAACTCAAGAAAAAGACTAATACAAAAGAATCTGACAAAACATTCAGATTTTTAAAGCTGTGTCTGCTCAGGCATTAAGAGCTAATGGAAATTTGCAGCAGATGCTCCAATTTTCCCTGAACATTTATGTAAGTATCTCATTTTAAAGGCTGCATACATTTGGGGATAAGTACAGTAATGGCAGCTATAAAACAGATATGACAACATAAAATACGTCAGGAAACACCTGAAAAACACCAGTTTGGGTCCACATGCAAAACCAATGCACAGGTTAATCTCATAAAAACgagtctctgtttaaaaaaaaaaaaaaaaggttaaacagCTCATAATAAAGTATACACAGAGGGGAAGTAAGTTCAACTcttccaattttcacaaaaattttACTTAGACCACTAATGcagaaatacatatatgtatgatatgtgtgtgtgagacacacatacacatatatatgagattGCGTGTCAAGTGAAGTAAATCTGAACAAAAGAGATGAAATAAGGGGTACACATACAATGTCAGTGGCTCAATAGTGATGACAACATAAACTATGACAATCTGCATACTTTCCTTGGCCTCCAAGAGATCCATGTAAAACAATAACCTTGGTGATAGTGCAGTGGTAGGGTGGAGAGGATGAGAATAAAGTAAGAATGACTAATTCTGTAATTAAAgttgaatgatgagtacctaggaATTCACTGTTCTTTCTACTTAtataaatgtttaacatttttcataataaaaaggcTAAACAGCTCATAATAAAGTATACACAGAGGGCAAGTTACCTTATGGCCAACTCTTCAAATTTCTTGATTACTTAGAATCCCAGAAATTTTACTTAGACCACTAATGCAGAAAtacaaatatgtgtgtgcatgtaacaAATTGTTACatgcaaggcacaaggcaaagtATCaggaaaaattttatatttttaatacttgtAGTTTAAAACTGAGTTGAATGGATAAGGCAAACATTTGGAAGTTAAAAAGTAACGGCATTTAAACAATGCAATAGTATACAAGGTAAAATAAAAGGCAACAGTCAATGACTAAATCCTGAAAGAGACTGAAGAGCTCCTTTGGGCTAGCAAGGTAAACAAAGGCTTCATGGAGAGGTTAAAATGTCCACTGGTTCCCAAAGGATGGGTAGCATGCCAGACATCATCCATTTGCCCTCCAggctcactgtatcctccttTCCATTCTGCTCTGTGTCAGAGGGATTACATCACTAGGCTCCCCTGCCCTCTGCTTTCTGGTTGAGGTCAGCCAATGAAGAACCAAGACAGATCAGAGGGAGGAAGCAGAGTGAGATCAGAATATTCATTGTCCCGGTTCTCTATCTCTAAGTCACCTTGGATTGGCCATGTTCCTCAATAGAAGGCTATTTCTTTCCAGGTAGGCTGCTCTCCAAGACCCTTCTTCTGATTCTGACACCTCTCCCTCTCCTAATGTTGCTAGCTCCAGATAACTGCATTATGCTGTGGTTTGCTTATTGAAGTCCAACACCTTTATTACTAATATCTTTGTAAATACACCTTCCTTGAATTATCCTCATTTCAATGTGCCATGTGCTTCCTTGGAATACTGCTGATACAAGTTGACACAAGGGTAGCAGTGACCAGAAAAGCAGCCACGAAATAACTACATTTTTAGAAGTGAGAATAAGCATGCTATCTGGGGGTGAGTGAAAAGATCGATATAGCTGAATATGAAAGTTCACTAGGAGGGAAGACGACGACAGGCATTAGCAAAACAGGAGatttcttgtttggaatgtttagacataacaacattaaatatattaaattgttacaaataaataagtaataaacaaAAGTTTTATCCCAAATCAGAAAAGTTCTATAACCCTTTCCACCAACTCTCTCAAATCTTTCCTTGACAACAGTATTCCACAGGCAAACGTTTCTAATTAATATCTTTCTCACAAAAAGTTAGGAGCCAAATTATTTCAgttgtcttcatttccttataatTTGCTATTTGGTGATTTGTGTATCTAATTAGTTCCTTATAGTTACAGTAGTATGGTTATCATGAGTAAAATCAAGGTGAACAATCTATCTGGGCCTGGAGAAAAGGCTAtaattttctgtgtatatatgaAGGACAGTACAATACAATACAAAAGAACCTTCTCTTTCTGAACaagaatttttttccaaaatgaaaaaaaaaaacttgtgctATAGAAGTAATGGCCAATAAATTCCCCATTCTTCCAGATTATTGTAATTCTAAAATATGACACATTTATTTTGCTCCAGCCAAAAGAAGGCAGGGGACATAAGCTCAAGGGTCCCTCCCCTAAAGTGCCCtcaattagctgtgtgaccttaggcaagtcactgtCTCTGTGAGTTTTAGATTGCTCAGATGTAAAACAAGAGGGTGAAGCTAGATGAACGTTCAGGTCCCTGAATTATAAACTGTCTATAAAGTTACCTGGAAACTGCTTACACATTATTTATAGATTTAACTCACTATATTGGCTATAATTTATCTGATTTAAAACCTTCTGAGCCCCAGGCAATTATTAATTAccactaagaaaaaaatgagtataaaTATCACAAGTATATGGAGTTTCATAGTCTAGAGTTTCTTAGTTGGCACATAGCCTGAGAGAATATTCTAATCTGGCAGCTGCAATGAAGACATAAGGTCTAACTAACATTAACCAATATTCAGATttactatcatttattgagcacctataatGTGCCAACCAGAGTGCTGGAGACTACAAAAATGACTGAGGAAATCCTCGCCCATGAGGTGCAAGTCTAGGGAGTAATGCCTCTGTAGATTTTGTGTAATACtcaaattttgtgt
This window encodes:
- the ZNF507 gene encoding zinc finger protein 507 gives rise to the protein MEESSSVAMLVPDVGEQEALLTAESIISPSLEIDEQRKTKPDPLIHVIQKLSKIVENEKSQKCLLIGKKRPRSSAATHSLETQELCEIPAKVTQSPAADTGRAEMSQTNFTPDTLAQNEGKAMSYQCSLCKFLSSSFSVLKDHIKQHGQQNEVILMCSECHITSRSQEELEAHVVNDHDNDANSHTPSKAQQCVSPSNSLCRKTTERSETIPDIPVSVDNLQTHTVQTASVAEMGKRKWYAYEQYGMYRCLFCSYTCGQQRMLKTHAWKHAGEVDCSYPIFENENEPLGLLDSSAATAPGGVDAVVIAIGDSELSIHNGPSVQVQICSSEQLSSSSPLEQSAERGVHLSQSVTLDPNEEEMLEVISDAEENLIADSLLTSAQKIISSSPNKKGHVNVIVERLPSAEETLSQKRFLMNTEMEEGKDLSPTEAQIRCEGTDDVYRADKCTVDIGGLIIGWSSSEEKDELISKGLATDENAPPGRRRTNSESLRLHSLAAEALVTMPIRAAELTRANLGHYGDINLLDPDTSQRQVDSTLAAYSKMMSPLKNSSDGLTSLNQSNSTLVALPEGRQELSDGQVKTGISMSLLTVIEKLRERTDQNASDDDILKELQDNAQCQPNSDTSLSGNNVVEYIPNAERPYRCRLCHYTSGNKGYIKQHLRVHRQRQPYQCPICEHIADNSKDLESHMIHHCKTRIYQCKQCEESFHYKSQLRNHEREQHSLPDTLSIATSNEPRISSDTADGKCVQEGNKSSVQKQYRCDVCDYTSTTYVGVRNHRRIHNSDKPYRCSLCGYVCSHPPSLKSHMWKHASDQNYNYEQVNKAINDAISQSGRVLGKSPGKTQLKSSEESSDPITGSSENAVSSAELISQTPAEVLGPSENEKLSPTSNTSYSLEKISSLAPPGMEYCVLLFCCCICGFESTSKENLLDHMKEHEGEIVNIILNKDHNTALNTN